A genomic segment from Gossypium hirsutum isolate 1008001.06 chromosome D04, Gossypium_hirsutum_v2.1, whole genome shotgun sequence encodes:
- the LOC121216361 gene encoding protein ESKIMO 1 isoform X2 — MKPFDKTRKCNSFPMLTMIAFPTLLFGFFCYNQYVKTIPFPDFNHQQPFQESSNSTNFKLQETNKDDDDENVRVVLPLEKCDIFTGEWVFDHGSSRPLYKEDCEFLNTMVTCLKNGRPDSLYQKWRWQPKACSLPKFEAKILLEKLRGKRLMFVGDSINFNQMLSMACMVQSVIPPEKRSLSYANYTIVFKMEDYNATMEFYWAPFLVESNVDPPTMRDGTVEPIVKLESISKHGDNWKNVDYLIFNTYIWWRYPTVKVLRGSFEDGVTDYVDIDQNVAYESALKSWAKWMEENVDPNQTSVFFSSVAPSHMMSSAWNNTNGIMCLNETTPIVNTSTFDVGTNQQLSSILENVVRSMKIPLQFLNITRLSEYRKDAHTSIYAAPGGKLLTQEQKADPARYADCVHWCLPGLPDTWNELLYTLIIYQT; from the exons ATGAAACCTTTTGATAAGACCCGAAAATGCAATTCCTTCCCAATGTTAACCATGATAGCTTTTCCAACTCTACTTTTTGGATTCTTTTGTTACAATCAGTACGTGAAAACCATCCCATTTCCAGATTTCAATCACCAACAACCCTTTCAGGAATCTTCAAATTCAACCAATTTTAAACTTCAAGAAACAAACAAAGATGACGATGATGAAAACGTAAGGGTTGTTTTGCCATTAGAAAAGTGTGATATCTTCACAGGAGAATGGGTTTTCGATCATGGATCATCACGCCCTTTATACAAAGAAGACTGCGAGTTCCTTAATACAATGGTGACTTGCTTGAAGAACGGAAGGCCTGATTCTTTATACCAGAAATGGAGATGGCAGCCCAAAGCTTGCTCTTTGCCCAA GTTTGAGGCAAAAATATTGCTGGAGAAACTTAGAGGAAAGAGGCTTATGTTTGTTGGGGACTCCATAAACTTTAACCAGATGCTATCTATGGCTTGTATGGTTCAATCTGTCATCCCACCAGAGAAGAGGAGCTTAAGTTATGCAAACTATACCATTGTCTTTAAAATGGAG GATTATAATGCTACAATGGAGTTTTACTGGGCACCGTTTTTGGTTGAATCCAATGTAGACCCTCCGACAATGAGGGATGGCACAGTGGAGCCTATAGTCAAGCTTGAATCAATCTCAAAACATGGAGATAACTGGAAAAATGTGGATTATCTCatctttaatacatatatttgGTGGAGGTACCCCACCGTGAAAGTACT ACGAGGATCTTTCGAGGATGGGGTGACAGATTATGTCGACATTGATCAGAATGTAGCGTATGAGAGTGCTTTGAAATCATGGGCCAAATGGATGGAAGAAAACGTTGATCCTAATCAAACCTCAGTGTTCTTCAGCAGTGTGGCTCCTTCACATATGAT GAGCTCTGCCTGGAATAACACCAATGGGATCATGTGTTTGAACGAGACAACTCCGATTGTGAACACATCGACGTTCGATGTGGGCACAAATCAGCAGCTTTCCTCAATTTTAGAAAATGTCGTACGTTCCATGAAAATACCCCTTCAATTCCTCAACATAACGAGGCTATCCGAATACCGAAAAGATGCACATACATCGATTTATGCAGCTCCCGGTGGTAAGTTGCTGACCCAAGAACAAAAAGCTGATCCAGCAAGATATGCGGATTGCGTGCATTGGTGTCTGCCTGGATTGCCTGATACATGGAATGAGTTGTTATATACGCTTATCATATACCAGACTTGA
- the LOC121216361 gene encoding protein ESKIMO 1 isoform X1 translates to MKPFDKTRKCNSFPMLTMIAFPTLLFGFFCYNQYVKTIPFPDFNHQQPFQESSNSTNFKLQETNKDDDDENVRVVLPLEKCDIFTGEWVFDHGSSRPLYKEDCEFLNTMVTCLKNGRPDSLYQKWRWQPKACSLPKFEAKILLEKLRGKRLMFVGDSINFNQMLSMACMVQSVIPPEKRSLSYANYTIVFKMEDYNATMEFYWAPFLVESNVDPPTMRDGTVEPIVKLESISKHGDNWKNVDYLIFNTYIWWRYPTVKVLRGSFEDGVTDYVDIDQNVAYESALKSWAKWMEENVDPNQTSVFFSSVAPSHMIRSSAWNNTNGIMCLNETTPIVNTSTFDVGTNQQLSSILENVVRSMKIPLQFLNITRLSEYRKDAHTSIYAAPGGKLLTQEQKADPARYADCVHWCLPGLPDTWNELLYTLIIYQT, encoded by the exons ATGAAACCTTTTGATAAGACCCGAAAATGCAATTCCTTCCCAATGTTAACCATGATAGCTTTTCCAACTCTACTTTTTGGATTCTTTTGTTACAATCAGTACGTGAAAACCATCCCATTTCCAGATTTCAATCACCAACAACCCTTTCAGGAATCTTCAAATTCAACCAATTTTAAACTTCAAGAAACAAACAAAGATGACGATGATGAAAACGTAAGGGTTGTTTTGCCATTAGAAAAGTGTGATATCTTCACAGGAGAATGGGTTTTCGATCATGGATCATCACGCCCTTTATACAAAGAAGACTGCGAGTTCCTTAATACAATGGTGACTTGCTTGAAGAACGGAAGGCCTGATTCTTTATACCAGAAATGGAGATGGCAGCCCAAAGCTTGCTCTTTGCCCAA GTTTGAGGCAAAAATATTGCTGGAGAAACTTAGAGGAAAGAGGCTTATGTTTGTTGGGGACTCCATAAACTTTAACCAGATGCTATCTATGGCTTGTATGGTTCAATCTGTCATCCCACCAGAGAAGAGGAGCTTAAGTTATGCAAACTATACCATTGTCTTTAAAATGGAG GATTATAATGCTACAATGGAGTTTTACTGGGCACCGTTTTTGGTTGAATCCAATGTAGACCCTCCGACAATGAGGGATGGCACAGTGGAGCCTATAGTCAAGCTTGAATCAATCTCAAAACATGGAGATAACTGGAAAAATGTGGATTATCTCatctttaatacatatatttgGTGGAGGTACCCCACCGTGAAAGTACT ACGAGGATCTTTCGAGGATGGGGTGACAGATTATGTCGACATTGATCAGAATGTAGCGTATGAGAGTGCTTTGAAATCATGGGCCAAATGGATGGAAGAAAACGTTGATCCTAATCAAACCTCAGTGTTCTTCAGCAGTGTGGCTCCTTCACATATGAT CAGGAGCTCTGCCTGGAATAACACCAATGGGATCATGTGTTTGAACGAGACAACTCCGATTGTGAACACATCGACGTTCGATGTGGGCACAAATCAGCAGCTTTCCTCAATTTTAGAAAATGTCGTACGTTCCATGAAAATACCCCTTCAATTCCTCAACATAACGAGGCTATCCGAATACCGAAAAGATGCACATACATCGATTTATGCAGCTCCCGGTGGTAAGTTGCTGACCCAAGAACAAAAAGCTGATCCAGCAAGATATGCGGATTGCGTGCATTGGTGTCTGCCTGGATTGCCTGATACATGGAATGAGTTGTTATATACGCTTATCATATACCAGACTTGA